A region of Brevundimonas sp. NIBR10 DNA encodes the following proteins:
- a CDS encoding type II toxin-antitoxin system RelE/ParE family toxin, with amino-acid sequence MEIESIRHKALRRFAETGAPKGLAGDLIPRLRGMLAYLAAIADVEELRIPPNYGAHVLTGDRTGTWALTVTRNWRMTFTVNSDGAIEGLDLEDYH; translated from the coding sequence GTGGAGATCGAAAGCATCCGTCACAAAGCCTTGCGGCGCTTCGCAGAGACTGGCGCGCCCAAGGGGCTGGCTGGAGACCTGATCCCTCGATTGCGCGGGATGCTGGCCTACCTTGCGGCTATCGCGGATGTCGAGGAGCTCAGGATTCCTCCGAACTACGGTGCTCACGTCCTGACGGGCGACCGGACGGGGACATGGGCGCTGACGGTGACGCGAAACTGGCGGATGACATTTACGGTCAACTCTGACGGCGCGATCGAAGGTCTGGATCTGGAGGATTATCACTGA
- a CDS encoding DUF1285 domain-containing protein: MTDSPPTGGLSAITAAAKQAPGRGLPPVHLWHPDHCGDIDIVIRADGTWMHENSPIGRRELVRLFSTVLRLDPDGYHLVTPAEKMRITVEDLPFRAVAMERRDDALVFTTDVGDQVTADADHPITVETDPATGEPAPRIHVRRGLEARIVRTVFYDLVEMAEVIDGRLTVTSCGQAFPLGPVGAGVE; encoded by the coding sequence ATGACCGACTCCCCGCCCACCGGAGGCCTCAGCGCGATCACCGCCGCCGCCAAACAGGCCCCTGGTCGCGGCCTGCCGCCCGTGCATCTGTGGCATCCCGACCATTGCGGCGACATCGACATCGTCATCCGCGCCGACGGGACCTGGATGCATGAGAACTCGCCGATCGGGCGCAGGGAACTGGTGCGGCTGTTCTCGACGGTCCTGAGGCTCGACCCCGACGGCTATCATCTGGTCACCCCGGCCGAGAAGATGCGGATCACGGTCGAGGACCTGCCGTTCCGCGCCGTGGCGATGGAACGCCGGGACGATGCCCTGGTCTTCACCACCGACGTCGGCGATCAGGTCACGGCCGACGCCGACCATCCGATCACCGTCGAGACCGACCCCGCCACCGGCGAACCCGCGCCCCGCATCCATGTCCGCCGGGGGCTAGAGGCCCGCATCGTCCGCACCGTCTTCTACGATCTGGTCGAGATGGCCGAGGTCATTGATGGCCGCCTGACCGTGACCTCGTGCGGCCAGGCCTTTCCGCTGGGTCCTGTCGGAGCCGGTGTGGAATGA
- a CDS encoding CoA pyrophosphatase — translation MSAAGPLHDLKARLTAGLDPVETWHPDRRPVRSDFDLNPDRDVATFPVISPLRPAAVLIPIIARVEGPTVLLTRRSDTLSSHTGQIAFPGGRLDAGETAIEAALREADEEVALSPSVVEVLGLADTYETGTGFRITPVVGWLTEPPRLSPSADEVAEVFEVPFDFLMDVANHRRDHYDPETGPRRWYWAMPWQERYIWGVTAGIVRGLHARLYGDDKRADENAA, via the coding sequence ATGAGCGCGGCCGGTCCCCTTCATGATCTCAAGGCGCGCCTGACCGCCGGCCTCGATCCGGTCGAGACCTGGCACCCGGATCGCCGCCCGGTGCGCTCGGATTTCGATCTGAACCCGGATCGCGACGTCGCGACCTTCCCCGTCATTTCACCCCTGCGTCCCGCCGCCGTCCTGATCCCCATCATCGCCCGCGTGGAGGGGCCGACCGTCCTTCTGACCCGGCGCTCCGACACACTCAGCAGCCACACCGGCCAGATCGCCTTCCCCGGCGGTCGCCTCGACGCGGGCGAGACTGCGATCGAGGCGGCCCTGCGCGAGGCCGACGAGGAGGTCGCCCTGTCGCCGTCGGTGGTCGAGGTCCTGGGCCTGGCCGACACCTATGAGACCGGCACCGGCTTTCGCATCACCCCCGTGGTCGGCTGGCTGACCGAGCCGCCGCGTCTCTCGCCCAGCGCCGACGAGGTCGCCGAGGTGTTCGAGGTGCCGTTCGACTTCCTGATGGACGTCGCCAACCACCGCCGCGACCACTACGACCCCGAGACCGGCCCGCGTCGCTGGTACTGGGCCATGCCCTGGCAGGAGCGCTATATCTGGGGCGTGACGGCCGGCATCGTCCGGGGCCTGCACGCCCGCCTGTACGGCGACGATAAGAGGGCAGACGAGAACGCCGCATGA